One stretch of Glycine soja cultivar W05 chromosome 7, ASM419377v2, whole genome shotgun sequence DNA includes these proteins:
- the LOC114418653 gene encoding WAT1-related protein At3g18200-like isoform X1: protein MPGHCVYHWSQFDAVNHLPPSSLERLRAFMDPFSKTSSSCSLTMAGYHIVSRLALNIGVSQVVYPVYRNLIALLLLSPFAYVLEKNQRPPLTLSLLVQFFLLALLGITANQGFYLLGLYYASPTFASALQNSVPAITFILALALRLEEVNITRRDGLAKVLGTIASVGGATVITLYKGPPLLHLQMDQIQGDTLEVDQSTKVQNWTWGCIYLLGHCLSWAGWIVFQAPVVKKYPAKLTLTSFTCFFGLIQFLIIAAFAENDLENWKIQSLEELFIILYAGIIASGVVISLQTWCIQKGGPVFVAVFQPVQTILVAVMAALILGDQLYSGGLIGAILIVLGLYLVLWGKNNEKKVTEPSLTNPLLKAEEENKETVSVPKDIP, encoded by the exons ATGCCCGGTCACTGCGTATACCACTGGTCGCAGTTCGATGCCGTCAACCACCTTCCGCCGTCGTCATTGGAACGTCTACGAGCCTTTATGGATCCTTTCAGTAAGACATCTAGCTCTTGTTCTCTAACCATGGCTG GATATCACATTGTGTCTAGACTTGCACTAAATATTGGAGTCAGCCAAGTCGTTTACCCCGTTTACCGAAATTTGATTGCCTTGCTTTTGTTGAGCCCATTTGCTTATGTGTTAGAGAA GAATCAAAGACCACCCCTCACTTTATCTTTACTTGTTCAGTTCTTCCTACTTGCATTACTGGG GATCACCGCAAACCAAGGGTTTTACTTGTTGGGATTATACTATGCTTCTCCAACTTTTGCTTCTGCCTTGCAAAACTCGGTTCCTGCAATTACTTTTATCTTGGCCTTGGCTTTAAG GCTTGAAGAAGTCAACATCACAAGGAGAGATGGATTGGCAAAAGTTCTTGGAACCATTGCCAGTGTGGGGGGTGCCACAGTAATAACTCTATACAAAGGTCCTCCTCTTCTTCACCTGCAGATGGACCAGATACAAGGAGACACTTTAGAAGTAGATCAGTCAACAAAAGTTCAAAATTGGACTTGGGGTTGCATATACTTGCTTGGACATTGTTTATCATGGGCTGGCTGGATAGTTTTTCAG GCTCCTGTGGTGAAGAAGTATCCAGCAAAACTAACCCTCACCTCTTTTACATGCTTCTTTGGATTGATCCAATTCTTGATCATAGCAGCCTTTGCAGAAAATGACTTGGAAAATTGGAAGATACAATCACTAGAGGAGCTTTTTATCATTCTATATGCT GGAATTATAGCATCCGGCGTTGTCATATCTCTCCAAACATGGTGTATTCAAAAGGGTGGTCCTGTGTTTGTTGCTGTCTTCCAGCCAGTGCAAACTATTCTAGTTGCTGTCATGGCAGCACTAATTCTTGGTGATCAGCTATACTCTGGAGG GCTTATTGGTGCAATTCTCATTGTGCTTGGTCTATACTTGGTCCTTTGGGGCAAAAACAACGAAAAAAAAGTGACTGAGCCATCACTAACAAACCCCTTGCTTAAGGCAGAGGAAGAGAATAAAGAAACGGTTTCTGTTCCAAAAGACATACCATGA
- the LOC114418655 gene encoding protein DETOXIFICATION 16-like isoform X3, with amino-acid sequence MGIWRNEISEEAKKQLWLSGPMVFVSVFQYSLQMISLMFVGHLDELLLAGVSLATSFVNVTGFSVLLGMSSALDTFCGQSYGAQQYHMVGIHMQRAIVIIMLATIPMSFIWAYLRPILVVLHQDKTIAAQAQLYATYLIPSLSANALLRCITKFLQTQNIVLPMMLASGFTTLAHALLCWLLVLKFGLGIKGAAIAFCISNWLNTVLLALYISLEQWTFQIMVLLSGALPNPKLQTSVLSICFNTTGLFWMIPFGVSVAASTRISNELGAGCPKAAYLAVKVTLLMSFVVGALGFILLMVTRNIWGHIFTNIPEVIRYVASMTPILASSVFVDSIQTALSGIVRGCGWQKLGAFVNLGSYYLVGLPFAIVLAFVLHIKGEGLLLGIVIALTMQVVGFLVITLRTNWEKEANKAAKRIRSNGVPTDANALPRDQNENLRQLNSNYA; translated from the exons ATGGGCATATGGAGAAACGAGATTTCAGAAGAAGCAAAGAAGCAGCTATGGCTATCAGGGCCAATGGTATTTGTGAGTGTGTTTCAATACAGTTTACAAATGATATCTCTCATGTTTGTAGGCCATTTGGACGAGTTGCTTCTAGCTGGTGTTTCTCTGGCTACTTCATTTGTAAATGTCACTGGTTTCAGTGTGCTG CTAGGTATGTCAAGTGCACTTGACACATTTTGTGGTCAATCATATGGAGCACAGCAGTATCATATGGTTGGCATACACATGCAGAGAGCCATAGTGATCATCATGCTTGCTACTATACCAATGTCTTTTATTTGGGCATACTTGAGGCCTATTCTGGTTGTTCTGCATCAAGACAAAACAATTGCAGCACAAGCTCAACTATATGCCACATACTTGATCCCAAGCCTTTCAGCCAACGCTCTTCTTCGGTGCATTACTAAGTTCCTACAAACCCAGAACATTGTCCTTCCAATGATGCTAGCTTCTGGATTCACTACCTTAGCACATGCCCTTCTCTGTTGGCTTTTGGTTCTAAAATTTGGGCTTGGCATCAAAGGAGCtgccattgcattttgcatttCAAATTGGCTTAACACGGTGCTACTAGCACTTTACATCAG TCTAGAACAATGGACTTTTCAGATAATGGTACTCCTATCTGGGGCTCTTCCTAATCCAAAATTGCAAACATCAGTGCTTTCTATATG CTTTAATACAACTGGTCTGTTTTGGATGATACCATTTGGGGTCAGCGTTGCTGCAAG TACAAGGATATCAAATGAACTAGGGGCTGGCTGTCCAAAAGCTGCATATTTAGCGGTTAAAGTCACCTTGTTAATGTCCTTCGTGGTTGGGGCTTTAGGATTTATTCTTCTCATGGTCACAAGAAACATTTGGGGGCATATTTTTACCAATATACCTGAAGTAATCCGTTATGTGGCATCCATGACACCAATTCTTGCAAGCTCTGTCTTTGTAGATTCAATTCAAACAGCATTATCAG GTATTGTAAGAGGATGTGGTTGGCAGAAGCTTGGTGCATTTGTCAATCTTGGATCTTATTATCTTGTGGGGCTTCCCTTTGCAATTGTGTTGGCTTTTGTCCTCCATATCAAAGGAGAG GGGCTCCTTTTAGGGATTGTGATTGCACTTACTATGCAAGTGGTGGGTTTCCTTGTCATCACGTTGCGCACCAATTGGGAGAAAGAA GCAAATAAGGCAGCAAAAAGAATAAGAAGCAACGGAGTGCCAACTGATGCAAATGCACTGCCAAGAGACCAAAATGAAAATCTTCGACAGTTGAACAGTAATTATGCTTAG
- the LOC114418655 gene encoding protein DETOXIFICATION 16-like isoform X1 gives MGIWRNEISEEAKKQLWLSGPMVFVSVFQYSLQMISLMFVGHLDELLLAGVSLATSFVNVTGFSVLLGMSSALDTFCGQSYGAQQYHMVGIHMQRAIVIIMLATIPMSFIWAYLRPILVVLHQDKTIAAQAQLYATYLIPSLSANALLRCITKFLQTQNIVLPMMLASGFTTLAHALLCWLLVLKFGLGIKGAAIAFCISNWLNTVLLALYIRFSSSCKSTWTGFSRESLQNIPQFLSLAFPSALMVCLEQWTFQIMVLLSGALPNPKLQTSVLSICFNTTGLFWMIPFGVSVAASTRISNELGAGCPKAAYLAVKVTLLMSFVVGALGFILLMVTRNIWGHIFTNIPEVIRYVASMTPILASSVFVDSIQTALSGIVRGCGWQKLGAFVNLGSYYLVGLPFAIVLAFVLHIKGEGLLLGIVIALTMQVVGFLVITLRTNWEKEANKAAKRIRSNGVPTDANALPRDQNENLRQLNSNYA, from the exons ATGGGCATATGGAGAAACGAGATTTCAGAAGAAGCAAAGAAGCAGCTATGGCTATCAGGGCCAATGGTATTTGTGAGTGTGTTTCAATACAGTTTACAAATGATATCTCTCATGTTTGTAGGCCATTTGGACGAGTTGCTTCTAGCTGGTGTTTCTCTGGCTACTTCATTTGTAAATGTCACTGGTTTCAGTGTGCTG CTAGGTATGTCAAGTGCACTTGACACATTTTGTGGTCAATCATATGGAGCACAGCAGTATCATATGGTTGGCATACACATGCAGAGAGCCATAGTGATCATCATGCTTGCTACTATACCAATGTCTTTTATTTGGGCATACTTGAGGCCTATTCTGGTTGTTCTGCATCAAGACAAAACAATTGCAGCACAAGCTCAACTATATGCCACATACTTGATCCCAAGCCTTTCAGCCAACGCTCTTCTTCGGTGCATTACTAAGTTCCTACAAACCCAGAACATTGTCCTTCCAATGATGCTAGCTTCTGGATTCACTACCTTAGCACATGCCCTTCTCTGTTGGCTTTTGGTTCTAAAATTTGGGCTTGGCATCAAAGGAGCtgccattgcattttgcatttCAAATTGGCTTAACACGGTGCTACTAGCACTTTACATCAGGTTCTCCTCTTCCTGCAAAAGCACTTGGACTGGTTTCTCAAGGGAATCCTTGCAGAACATTCCTCAATTTCTCAGTCTTGCTTTTCCTTCAGCACTCATGGTCTG TCTAGAACAATGGACTTTTCAGATAATGGTACTCCTATCTGGGGCTCTTCCTAATCCAAAATTGCAAACATCAGTGCTTTCTATATG CTTTAATACAACTGGTCTGTTTTGGATGATACCATTTGGGGTCAGCGTTGCTGCAAG TACAAGGATATCAAATGAACTAGGGGCTGGCTGTCCAAAAGCTGCATATTTAGCGGTTAAAGTCACCTTGTTAATGTCCTTCGTGGTTGGGGCTTTAGGATTTATTCTTCTCATGGTCACAAGAAACATTTGGGGGCATATTTTTACCAATATACCTGAAGTAATCCGTTATGTGGCATCCATGACACCAATTCTTGCAAGCTCTGTCTTTGTAGATTCAATTCAAACAGCATTATCAG GTATTGTAAGAGGATGTGGTTGGCAGAAGCTTGGTGCATTTGTCAATCTTGGATCTTATTATCTTGTGGGGCTTCCCTTTGCAATTGTGTTGGCTTTTGTCCTCCATATCAAAGGAGAG GGGCTCCTTTTAGGGATTGTGATTGCACTTACTATGCAAGTGGTGGGTTTCCTTGTCATCACGTTGCGCACCAATTGGGAGAAAGAA GCAAATAAGGCAGCAAAAAGAATAAGAAGCAACGGAGTGCCAACTGATGCAAATGCACTGCCAAGAGACCAAAATGAAAATCTTCGACAGTTGAACAGTAATTATGCTTAG
- the LOC114418653 gene encoding WAT1-related protein At3g18200-like isoform X2, translated as MASVVTEKVKLLVALLTLQLCFAGYHIVSRLALNIGVSQVVYPVYRNLIALLLLSPFAYVLEKNQRPPLTLSLLVQFFLLALLGITANQGFYLLGLYYASPTFASALQNSVPAITFILALALRLEEVNITRRDGLAKVLGTIASVGGATVITLYKGPPLLHLQMDQIQGDTLEVDQSTKVQNWTWGCIYLLGHCLSWAGWIVFQAPVVKKYPAKLTLTSFTCFFGLIQFLIIAAFAENDLENWKIQSLEELFIILYAGIIASGVVISLQTWCIQKGGPVFVAVFQPVQTILVAVMAALILGDQLYSGGLIGAILIVLGLYLVLWGKNNEKKVTEPSLTNPLLKAEEENKETVSVPKDIP; from the exons ATGGCTAGTGTTGTGACAGAGAAAGTGAAGCTTCTTGTGGCATTGCTTACCCTGCAGTTGTGCTTTGCAGGATATCACATTGTGTCTAGACTTGCACTAAATATTGGAGTCAGCCAAGTCGTTTACCCCGTTTACCGAAATTTGATTGCCTTGCTTTTGTTGAGCCCATTTGCTTATGTGTTAGAGAA GAATCAAAGACCACCCCTCACTTTATCTTTACTTGTTCAGTTCTTCCTACTTGCATTACTGGG GATCACCGCAAACCAAGGGTTTTACTTGTTGGGATTATACTATGCTTCTCCAACTTTTGCTTCTGCCTTGCAAAACTCGGTTCCTGCAATTACTTTTATCTTGGCCTTGGCTTTAAG GCTTGAAGAAGTCAACATCACAAGGAGAGATGGATTGGCAAAAGTTCTTGGAACCATTGCCAGTGTGGGGGGTGCCACAGTAATAACTCTATACAAAGGTCCTCCTCTTCTTCACCTGCAGATGGACCAGATACAAGGAGACACTTTAGAAGTAGATCAGTCAACAAAAGTTCAAAATTGGACTTGGGGTTGCATATACTTGCTTGGACATTGTTTATCATGGGCTGGCTGGATAGTTTTTCAG GCTCCTGTGGTGAAGAAGTATCCAGCAAAACTAACCCTCACCTCTTTTACATGCTTCTTTGGATTGATCCAATTCTTGATCATAGCAGCCTTTGCAGAAAATGACTTGGAAAATTGGAAGATACAATCACTAGAGGAGCTTTTTATCATTCTATATGCT GGAATTATAGCATCCGGCGTTGTCATATCTCTCCAAACATGGTGTATTCAAAAGGGTGGTCCTGTGTTTGTTGCTGTCTTCCAGCCAGTGCAAACTATTCTAGTTGCTGTCATGGCAGCACTAATTCTTGGTGATCAGCTATACTCTGGAGG GCTTATTGGTGCAATTCTCATTGTGCTTGGTCTATACTTGGTCCTTTGGGGCAAAAACAACGAAAAAAAAGTGACTGAGCCATCACTAACAAACCCCTTGCTTAAGGCAGAGGAAGAGAATAAAGAAACGGTTTCTGTTCCAAAAGACATACCATGA
- the LOC114418655 gene encoding protein DETOXIFICATION 16-like isoform X2, with the protein MEKRDFRRSKEAAMAIRANGICECVSIQFTNDISHVCRPFGRVASSWCFSGYFICKCHWFQCAGMSSALDTFCGQSYGAQQYHMVGIHMQRAIVIIMLATIPMSFIWAYLRPILVVLHQDKTIAAQAQLYATYLIPSLSANALLRCITKFLQTQNIVLPMMLASGFTTLAHALLCWLLVLKFGLGIKGAAIAFCISNWLNTVLLALYIRFSSSCKSTWTGFSRESLQNIPQFLSLAFPSALMVCLEQWTFQIMVLLSGALPNPKLQTSVLSICFNTTGLFWMIPFGVSVAASTRISNELGAGCPKAAYLAVKVTLLMSFVVGALGFILLMVTRNIWGHIFTNIPEVIRYVASMTPILASSVFVDSIQTALSGIVRGCGWQKLGAFVNLGSYYLVGLPFAIVLAFVLHIKGEGLLLGIVIALTMQVVGFLVITLRTNWEKEANKAAKRIRSNGVPTDANALPRDQNENLRQLNSNYA; encoded by the exons ATGGAGAAACGAGATTTCAGAAGAAGCAAAGAAGCAGCTATGGCTATCAGGGCCAATGGTATTTGTGAGTGTGTTTCAATACAGTTTACAAATGATATCTCTCATGTTTGTAGGCCATTTGGACGAGTTGCTTCTAGCTGGTGTTTCTCTGGCTACTTCATTTGTAAATGTCACTGGTTTCAGTGTGCTG GTATGTCAAGTGCACTTGACACATTTTGTGGTCAATCATATGGAGCACAGCAGTATCATATGGTTGGCATACACATGCAGAGAGCCATAGTGATCATCATGCTTGCTACTATACCAATGTCTTTTATTTGGGCATACTTGAGGCCTATTCTGGTTGTTCTGCATCAAGACAAAACAATTGCAGCACAAGCTCAACTATATGCCACATACTTGATCCCAAGCCTTTCAGCCAACGCTCTTCTTCGGTGCATTACTAAGTTCCTACAAACCCAGAACATTGTCCTTCCAATGATGCTAGCTTCTGGATTCACTACCTTAGCACATGCCCTTCTCTGTTGGCTTTTGGTTCTAAAATTTGGGCTTGGCATCAAAGGAGCtgccattgcattttgcatttCAAATTGGCTTAACACGGTGCTACTAGCACTTTACATCAGGTTCTCCTCTTCCTGCAAAAGCACTTGGACTGGTTTCTCAAGGGAATCCTTGCAGAACATTCCTCAATTTCTCAGTCTTGCTTTTCCTTCAGCACTCATGGTCTG TCTAGAACAATGGACTTTTCAGATAATGGTACTCCTATCTGGGGCTCTTCCTAATCCAAAATTGCAAACATCAGTGCTTTCTATATG CTTTAATACAACTGGTCTGTTTTGGATGATACCATTTGGGGTCAGCGTTGCTGCAAG TACAAGGATATCAAATGAACTAGGGGCTGGCTGTCCAAAAGCTGCATATTTAGCGGTTAAAGTCACCTTGTTAATGTCCTTCGTGGTTGGGGCTTTAGGATTTATTCTTCTCATGGTCACAAGAAACATTTGGGGGCATATTTTTACCAATATACCTGAAGTAATCCGTTATGTGGCATCCATGACACCAATTCTTGCAAGCTCTGTCTTTGTAGATTCAATTCAAACAGCATTATCAG GTATTGTAAGAGGATGTGGTTGGCAGAAGCTTGGTGCATTTGTCAATCTTGGATCTTATTATCTTGTGGGGCTTCCCTTTGCAATTGTGTTGGCTTTTGTCCTCCATATCAAAGGAGAG GGGCTCCTTTTAGGGATTGTGATTGCACTTACTATGCAAGTGGTGGGTTTCCTTGTCATCACGTTGCGCACCAATTGGGAGAAAGAA GCAAATAAGGCAGCAAAAAGAATAAGAAGCAACGGAGTGCCAACTGATGCAAATGCACTGCCAAGAGACCAAAATGAAAATCTTCGACAGTTGAACAGTAATTATGCTTAG